A part of Bacillus thuringiensis genomic DNA contains:
- a CDS encoding ABC transporter permease — protein sequence MNMQNQKQSKIITTIWLILLIAIWEGSVSLFKIEPWILPKPSAIVQELIGMKDLLLPNTMQTLQEVIIGLFFAILIGTSIAIIMDVIPLFRILINPLLVISQTIPIVVLAPLFIIWFGYGMLPKVMVVILVCFFPIALSILEGFQTVDKNMLKLLQTMKATKWQVYQKVKFPAVLPYFFSGLKIAVTYSVMGAIIGEWLGASEGLGVMLTRATKSFLTARVFGVAAIIVMVTLCLYFIVEFMARITAPWIYRKDGRK from the coding sequence ATGAATATGCAAAACCAGAAGCAATCTAAAATAATTACAACAATTTGGCTTATCCTTCTCATTGCGATATGGGAAGGATCTGTTTCATTATTTAAAATTGAACCGTGGATTTTACCGAAGCCTTCTGCCATTGTTCAAGAATTAATTGGAATGAAAGATTTACTATTACCGAATACGATGCAAACGTTACAAGAGGTTATAATCGGACTATTTTTTGCGATTTTAATTGGGACAAGTATTGCAATTATTATGGACGTTATCCCTTTATTTCGTATTTTAATAAATCCATTGCTTGTTATTTCGCAAACGATCCCAATCGTTGTACTTGCACCGTTATTTATTATTTGGTTTGGATATGGAATGCTACCGAAAGTAATGGTAGTCATACTCGTTTGTTTCTTCCCGATTGCGCTTAGCATTTTAGAAGGTTTTCAAACGGTAGATAAAAATATGTTGAAGTTGTTGCAAACGATGAAGGCAACGAAATGGCAAGTTTACCAGAAAGTAAAGTTTCCAGCAGTGCTTCCATACTTTTTCTCAGGTTTAAAAATTGCAGTTACATATAGCGTAATGGGAGCGATCATTGGGGAATGGCTCGGTGCCAGTGAAGGGTTAGGAGTTATGCTTACGAGAGCTACAAAATCCTTTTTAACAGCCCGAGTATTTGGTGTGGCAGCAATTATTGTTATGGTGACATTATGCCTGTATTTTATCGTGGAGTTTATGGCAAGAATAACAGCACCATGGATATATAGAAAGGACGGCAGAAAATGA
- a CDS encoding ABC transporter substrate-binding protein: MKKGLKVMLAALLAVGVAGCNPAKKEDSASKDQKIKVVLDWFPNTNHTGLYVAQAKDYYKKQGLDVEIIQPGDNVTAEQMIASGKADFAISAQENVTLARVEGIPVVSVGAIIQHNTSAFASLKKDNMTSPKDFEGKRYGGWGGPAEEATLKTIMEKHQADFNKVEKIILGQTDFFKSIGRDADFEWIYYGWDGIEAKRQGKELNTIMVKDLDPALDFYSPVIITSEKHTKQDKDFVKKFMSATTEGYNFAIKEPKEAADILIKAVPDVNKDLVQESQNWLSTKYQDDAKAWGVQKEDVWTNYMNFLYDNKVIKKKIDVKDAFTNEFLPSEK; this comes from the coding sequence ATGAAAAAAGGTTTAAAAGTTATGTTGGCTGCCTTATTAGCAGTAGGTGTGGCTGGATGTAATCCGGCGAAGAAAGAAGATAGTGCAAGTAAAGATCAAAAAATAAAAGTAGTTTTAGATTGGTTTCCAAATACGAACCATACTGGCTTATATGTAGCGCAAGCGAAAGATTATTATAAAAAGCAAGGCTTAGATGTAGAAATTATTCAGCCTGGTGATAATGTGACAGCGGAGCAAATGATAGCTTCAGGAAAAGCTGATTTCGCAATAAGCGCACAAGAAAATGTAACATTGGCTCGTGTAGAAGGTATTCCTGTTGTATCTGTCGGAGCGATTATTCAGCATAACACTTCAGCATTTGCATCGCTTAAGAAAGATAACATGACTTCACCGAAAGATTTTGAAGGTAAACGTTACGGAGGCTGGGGAGGACCAGCAGAAGAAGCAACGTTGAAGACAATTATGGAGAAACATCAAGCTGATTTTAATAAAGTTGAAAAAATCATCTTAGGACAAACTGATTTCTTTAAATCAATCGGCCGCGATGCAGACTTTGAATGGATTTATTACGGATGGGATGGAATTGAAGCGAAGCGCCAAGGAAAAGAGTTAAATACGATTATGGTGAAAGACTTAGACCCAGCGCTTGATTTCTATAGTCCTGTTATTATTACGAGTGAAAAACATACGAAGCAAGATAAAGACTTTGTGAAAAAGTTTATGAGCGCAACGACAGAAGGGTATAATTTTGCAATTAAAGAGCCGAAAGAAGCTGCTGATATTTTAATTAAAGCTGTTCCAGATGTAAATAAAGACTTAGTACAAGAAAGTCAAAATTGGTTAAGCACGAAGTATCAAGATGATGCAAAAGCATGGGGAGTACAGAAGGAAGATGTTTGGACGAATTACATGAATTTCTTATATGATAACAAAGTAATTAAGAAGAAAATTGATGTAAAAGATGCCTTTACAAATGAGTTCCTTCCAAGCGAAAAATGA
- the thiE gene encoding thiamine phosphate synthase — protein MSRITKAEMFRLLSVYFIMGSNNCTKEPLQVLRDALEGGITIFQFREKGEGALTGEKRICFAKELQVICKEYGVPFIVNDDVELAIELDADGVHVGQDDEGITSVREKMGDKIVGVSTHTIEEARWAIENGADYLGVGPVFPTSTKKDTKIVQGTKGLAHFREQGITIPIVGIGGITIENTASVIEAGADGVSVISAISLAESAYESTKKLVEEVSKSL, from the coding sequence ATGTCACGTATTACAAAGGCTGAAATGTTTAGATTGTTATCAGTATACTTTATTATGGGAAGTAACAATTGTACGAAGGAGCCATTACAAGTGTTGAGAGATGCACTTGAAGGCGGTATAACAATTTTTCAATTCCGTGAAAAGGGGGAAGGGGCTTTAACGGGAGAGAAACGTATTTGTTTCGCAAAAGAACTACAAGTAATTTGTAAGGAGTACGGTGTCCCATTCATTGTAAATGATGATGTGGAGCTAGCAATCGAGTTAGATGCAGATGGCGTGCATGTTGGACAAGATGATGAAGGAATTACTTCTGTTCGTGAAAAAATGGGGGATAAAATTGTTGGTGTATCTACACATACAATTGAAGAAGCACGCTGGGCAATTGAAAACGGAGCTGATTATTTAGGTGTTGGCCCTGTTTTTCCAACGAGTACGAAAAAAGATACGAAAATAGTTCAAGGAACGAAAGGTTTAGCTCATTTTAGAGAACAAGGAATTACAATACCGATTGTTGGGATTGGTGGCATTACAATTGAAAATACAGCTTCAGTTATAGAAGCAGGTGCGGACGGTGTTTCAGTTATTTCTGCGATTAGTTTAGCAGAATCTGCGTATGAAAGTACGAAGAAGCTAGTAGAGGAAGTCAGTAAGAGTTTGTAG
- a CDS encoding ABC transporter ATP-binding protein has translation MSGLQIKDIVKSFDGKNVLANISASIREGEFVSFVGPSGCGKSTLLNMIANVENPTSGNVTYNDKQMQEQDVVSYMPQQDLLLPWRSALQNIVLPLEIEGKPKKQRLTEGMEALKQFELDEYADHYPDELSGGMRQRISFLRTYLCEKPIMLLDEPFGKLDAFTKMEVHSWLLNSWHQEKQTIVMVTHDLDEAILLSDRVFILSQRPASIVGEVQVKLPRPRTMDMLTSLELKKDKEEILRVLAPYMRK, from the coding sequence ATGAGCGGATTACAAATAAAAGATATTGTGAAATCTTTCGATGGAAAGAATGTATTAGCAAATATTAGTGCTTCTATACGAGAGGGAGAGTTCGTTTCTTTTGTAGGGCCAAGTGGTTGCGGGAAAAGCACATTATTAAATATGATTGCAAATGTTGAGAATCCAACAAGTGGGAATGTAACGTATAACGATAAGCAAATGCAAGAGCAAGATGTTGTAAGTTATATGCCGCAACAGGATTTATTACTGCCGTGGCGATCAGCTTTGCAAAATATAGTTCTTCCATTGGAAATCGAAGGGAAACCGAAAAAACAAAGGCTGACAGAGGGGATGGAAGCATTAAAGCAGTTTGAACTAGATGAATATGCAGACCATTATCCAGATGAATTGTCTGGTGGGATGCGTCAAAGAATTAGTTTTCTGCGCACATATTTATGTGAAAAGCCAATTATGCTACTTGATGAGCCTTTTGGAAAATTAGATGCCTTTACAAAAATGGAAGTACATAGCTGGCTTTTAAACTCTTGGCACCAAGAGAAGCAAACAATCGTTATGGTCACACATGACTTAGATGAGGCAATCTTGCTTTCGGATCGCGTATTTATTTTATCTCAAAGACCAGCCTCAATAGTTGGTGAGGTACAAGTGAAATTACCTAGGCCGAGAACGATGGATATGTTAACATCACTTGAGTTAAAGAAGGATAAGGAAGAAATTCTGAGAGTATTAGCCCCGTATATGAGAAAATAG
- a CDS encoding methyl-accepting chemotaxis protein, whose amino-acid sequence MKKYWHKLSFLQKNVLLTVLVILTLVGTMGALSFNMFQNSMMSIFERHSFETGDTVLHKLDAKILRDVAKDPTAEREKREKLVEKLDESTEELNSVGQTYIVGAKENEKGELQVVALATGLANVVEVEPGDYYKQPDLWMEAYDKVMSTKKANMTVVYEDALGSWVTILEPIKDEEGNIVAIVAADVDASIVPITKEKFIVQGLMFICISVLIATFIQFLIVRNALAPLRDLREGLRKVGEGDLSIKLEERPDDIGIINAYFNNTIEKFKEIIDKVKQTAEQVSSSSQELSVSTKENSMAVQGIVSSIVELRVGVQLQETAVPKYLDIIYEMEDRMEEITNAAKQMAKESEGTKHHSVKGNGIIEQTINQMNIIQNAVQDLSSIIYSLETRSKEISDIVTVITGISNQTNSLALNSSIEASRAEETGRGFAVVADEVRKLAEQTEASAKDIAKLIGETRAGTEEAAVSMKNALKEVESGMKLVESSGAFFGGISKSAQSVTNQVRVVSDNSSDILQNSQNIVRFVNELSLIANTYANSSSNIEESMKEQEMSVQDIAELASSLSWLSQELQELIGEFKS is encoded by the coding sequence ATGAAAAAATATTGGCACAAGCTATCGTTTCTTCAAAAAAATGTATTGTTAACTGTGTTAGTTATTTTGACGCTTGTTGGTACTATGGGAGCGTTAAGTTTTAACATGTTTCAAAATAGTATGATGTCTATATTTGAAAGGCATTCTTTTGAAACAGGAGATACGGTATTACATAAATTAGACGCGAAAATATTGAGAGATGTTGCAAAAGACCCGACGGCAGAAAGAGAAAAGAGAGAGAAGTTAGTAGAGAAGTTAGATGAATCAACGGAAGAATTGAACAGTGTTGGACAAACGTATATTGTTGGAGCAAAAGAAAATGAAAAAGGTGAGTTACAAGTTGTCGCTTTGGCTACAGGGTTAGCAAATGTTGTTGAAGTAGAACCGGGAGACTATTATAAACAACCAGATCTTTGGATGGAAGCATATGATAAAGTAATGAGCACAAAAAAAGCAAACATGACAGTAGTATATGAAGACGCATTGGGATCATGGGTAACGATATTAGAGCCAATTAAAGATGAGGAAGGTAATATTGTGGCAATTGTTGCAGCCGATGTAGATGCCTCTATTGTTCCTATTACAAAGGAAAAATTCATTGTACAAGGTTTAATGTTTATTTGTATTTCTGTTTTAATTGCAACGTTTATTCAATTCCTAATCGTACGTAACGCACTTGCTCCATTGCGGGATTTACGTGAAGGATTGCGCAAAGTCGGTGAAGGTGACTTAAGTATTAAATTAGAGGAAAGACCCGATGATATTGGTATTATTAATGCGTATTTTAATAATACTATCGAGAAGTTTAAAGAGATTATAGACAAAGTGAAGCAGACAGCAGAACAGGTTTCCTCATCTTCACAAGAATTGTCAGTAAGTACGAAAGAGAATAGCATGGCAGTCCAAGGAATCGTAAGTTCTATAGTGGAGTTAAGGGTTGGCGTTCAATTACAAGAAACTGCAGTACCAAAGTATTTAGATATTATATATGAAATGGAAGATAGGATGGAAGAGATAACGAATGCTGCAAAACAAATGGCGAAAGAGTCTGAAGGTACAAAGCATCATTCAGTAAAAGGAAATGGTATTATTGAACAGACGATTAATCAAATGAACATAATACAAAATGCAGTACAAGATTTATCTTCTATTATTTATTCTTTGGAAACAAGATCAAAAGAAATTAGTGATATTGTAACAGTAATTACCGGTATTTCAAATCAAACGAATTCGCTAGCTTTAAATTCTTCTATTGAAGCTTCACGTGCTGAGGAAACCGGACGAGGATTTGCTGTTGTTGCTGATGAAGTGCGTAAATTAGCAGAGCAGACGGAAGCATCAGCAAAAGATATAGCAAAATTAATAGGGGAAACGCGAGCTGGTACGGAAGAAGCTGCTGTTTCAATGAAAAATGCTTTAAAAGAAGTAGAATCGGGTATGAAACTTGTTGAAAGTAGTGGTGCTTTCTTTGGTGGAATTTCAAAATCAGCACAATCTGTTACAAATCAGGTTAGAGTTGTTTCTGACAATTCAAGTGATATATTGCAAAATAGCCAAAATATTGTTCGTTTTGTAAATGAACTATCACTTATCGCAAATACGTATGCAAATAGTAGTAGTAATATTGAAGAAAGTATGAAAGAACAGGAAATGTCTGTACAAGATATTGCTGAATTAGCTAGTTCTTTAAGCTGGCTTTCACAGGAGTTACAAGAGTTAATAGGGGAATTCAAAAGCTAA
- a CDS encoding alpha/beta hydrolase — protein sequence MKRNRFVELQNELFRLFEKGEFDAIYRCIGEAEREFPERIDKTSFWKACAYSVEGKDEEAIAILNGAMQKGIWWNPHTLMYDEDLKGLQDKADFKVIVKRCEEIFKKQQLTANPELCSYGNEKAKTGLFSLHWRGSNINDFAPYWCEEKILSEYMLGFSQSSQIYGMNSYSWDNHDIAIKDAMKNFNEFTDKYKLEDIIIAGASQGGNIAIELALKNMLGTQKFISVIPAIRNVEAIESMVVSSQVTNMKGYIITGDKDPFYENTLQLMSMFEKYNVDCKLIVREGLGHLFPEDFTQLLKNIMEEWTVKNI from the coding sequence TTGAAACGGAATAGGTTTGTAGAGTTGCAAAATGAGTTGTTTCGTTTATTTGAAAAAGGAGAATTTGATGCAATTTATAGATGCATAGGTGAAGCGGAAAGAGAATTTCCTGAAAGAATAGATAAAACGAGTTTTTGGAAAGCTTGTGCATATTCAGTAGAAGGCAAGGATGAAGAGGCGATTGCTATTTTAAATGGGGCTATGCAAAAAGGGATATGGTGGAATCCCCATACACTTATGTATGATGAAGACTTAAAGGGGCTACAAGATAAAGCGGATTTTAAAGTAATAGTAAAAAGGTGTGAAGAAATATTTAAGAAACAGCAGTTAACAGCTAACCCGGAGCTATGCAGTTATGGAAATGAAAAAGCAAAAACTGGACTATTTTCTTTACATTGGAGAGGATCAAATATAAATGATTTTGCACCATATTGGTGTGAAGAAAAAATACTAAGTGAGTACATGTTAGGTTTTTCTCAATCCTCGCAAATATATGGAATGAACTCTTATAGCTGGGATAATCATGATATAGCTATAAAAGATGCTATGAAAAATTTTAATGAGTTCACAGATAAGTATAAATTGGAAGACATCATTATCGCTGGAGCTTCTCAAGGTGGGAATATAGCAATAGAGTTGGCGTTAAAGAATATGTTAGGGACTCAAAAATTTATTTCTGTTATACCTGCTATTCGAAATGTAGAGGCGATTGAAAGTATGGTTGTATCAAGCCAGGTAACAAATATGAAAGGATATATTATTACGGGAGATAAAGATCCATTTTATGAAAATACACTTCAATTAATGTCTATGTTTGAAAAATATAATGTGGACTGTAAATTAATTGTGAGAGAAGGCTTAGGTCATCTTTTCCCGGAGGACTTCACACAACTATTAAAGAACATAATGGAAGAATGGACGGTTAAAAATATTTAA
- a CDS encoding MTH1187 family thiamine-binding protein translates to MSQQVTISFSVVPQAKNKDVYSVVDKAIEVVQQSGVRYEVGAMETTLEGELDVLLDVIKRAQQACVDAGAEEVITSIKIHYRPSTGVTIDEKVWKYRDEYAKPEAI, encoded by the coding sequence ATGTCACAACAAGTTACGATTTCATTTTCAGTAGTACCGCAAGCGAAGAACAAAGATGTATATTCTGTTGTCGATAAAGCAATTGAAGTTGTACAACAATCAGGAGTTCGTTATGAAGTAGGGGCAATGGAAACAACGCTGGAAGGAGAATTAGATGTACTTCTTGACGTCATTAAACGTGCGCAACAAGCTTGTGTGGATGCTGGAGCAGAAGAAGTAATTACTTCTATTAAAATCCATTATCGTCCAAGCACTGGTGTAACGATAGATGAAAAAGTTTGGAAGTACCGTGATGAATATGCAAAACCAGAAGCAATCTAA
- a CDS encoding anaerobic C4-dicarboxylate transporter family protein, with amino-acid sequence MFWLQFLTLLLCIFIGARLGGVGLGVMGGVGMAILVFVFHLQPTAPPIDVMLMILAVITAAGALQAAGGMDYLVHLAEKALRKNPKRITFFAPIVTYLFTLCAGTGHVAYSVLPVIAEVSRESGIRPERPMSIAVIASQQAITASPISAATVALLAMLADYKITLLDILKVSIPSTFIACMVAAFVASKMGKELNEDPEYLKRLKEGMIPKIEEKKEFVGLKGAKLSVILFLVGTFLVVLLGSFEALRPGWMVDGKLVRLSMPNTIEMVMLTIAALIIIFCKPNVESIVSGNVFKAGATAVVAIFGIAWMGDTFFNGNLNMIQGSIQHLVTSAPWLFAIALFILSILLYSQAATVRALMPLGLSLGIPPALLIAMFPAVNGYFFIPNYGTIVAAINFDRTGTTGIGKYVLNHSFMIPGLIATFTSIGIGMLLISIMF; translated from the coding sequence ATGTTTTGGCTACAATTTCTTACGTTACTACTCTGCATTTTTATTGGCGCACGCCTAGGCGGAGTTGGTCTAGGAGTAATGGGTGGCGTTGGTATGGCAATACTTGTTTTCGTCTTCCACTTACAACCTACAGCTCCTCCTATTGATGTAATGCTTATGATTTTAGCAGTAATTACAGCTGCTGGTGCACTGCAAGCCGCTGGAGGAATGGACTATCTTGTTCATCTTGCTGAGAAAGCATTACGAAAAAATCCAAAGCGCATTACATTCTTTGCTCCAATTGTTACTTATTTATTTACACTGTGCGCAGGAACTGGTCACGTTGCTTATTCTGTACTTCCTGTTATCGCAGAAGTCTCTCGCGAATCTGGGATTAGACCAGAACGACCAATGTCAATTGCCGTAATCGCTTCCCAACAAGCAATTACAGCTAGCCCTATATCAGCTGCAACAGTTGCCCTTTTAGCAATGTTAGCTGACTATAAAATCACTTTATTAGATATTTTAAAAGTAAGTATCCCTTCTACCTTCATCGCTTGTATGGTAGCTGCATTTGTTGCTAGCAAAATGGGGAAAGAATTAAATGAAGACCCTGAATACTTGAAACGTTTAAAAGAAGGAATGATTCCTAAAATTGAAGAGAAGAAAGAATTTGTTGGTTTAAAAGGCGCTAAACTATCCGTTATCCTTTTCTTAGTAGGAACTTTCCTTGTCGTACTTCTCGGTTCATTTGAAGCACTTCGTCCAGGATGGATGGTTGACGGGAAGTTAGTTCGTCTTTCCATGCCAAACACAATTGAAATGGTTATGTTAACTATCGCAGCTCTTATTATTATTTTCTGCAAACCAAATGTAGAAAGCATCGTGTCTGGTAACGTCTTTAAAGCGGGGGCAACAGCAGTTGTTGCTATTTTCGGTATCGCTTGGATGGGAGATACTTTCTTTAACGGAAACTTAAATATGATTCAAGGATCAATTCAGCACCTAGTAACAAGTGCACCATGGCTATTTGCCATCGCATTATTCATTCTATCTATTTTACTATATAGCCAAGCCGCAACAGTACGTGCTTTAATGCCTCTTGGATTATCACTCGGTATTCCACCAGCACTACTAATCGCGATGTTCCCTGCAGTAAATGGATATTTCTTCATTCCAAACTATGGAACAATCGTTGCTGCCATTAACTTTGATCGCACTGGTACAACTGGCATTGGTAAATATGTTTTAAATCATAGCTTTATGATTCCAGGCCTAATCGCAACATTCACTTCTATCGGAATTGGAATGCTCTTAATATCAATTATGTTTTAA
- the thiM gene encoding hydroxyethylthiazole kinase has product MRRMNMKEISKVVDLVRESNPLVHNITNVVVTNFTANGLLALGASPVMAYAKEEVAEMASIAGALVLNMGTLRPEEVEAMLLAGKSANVNNVPILFDPVGAGATSYRTEVARHIPAEIDLAIIRGNAAEIANVINERWEIKGVDAGAGNGNVVSIARQAADELNTVAVITGEEDVVTDGERTILIRNGHSILTKVTGTGCLLTSVIGAFVAVEKDYVKAAVAALTFYGVAAELAAAKTVEQGPGSFQIEFLNQLANTTSDDMEKYGKIELI; this is encoded by the coding sequence ATGAGAAGGATGAATATGAAAGAAATTAGTAAAGTAGTGGATTTGGTGAGAGAATCTAATCCGCTCGTTCATAATATTACAAATGTTGTTGTAACAAACTTTACAGCTAACGGTTTGTTAGCGTTAGGAGCATCGCCTGTAATGGCGTATGCAAAAGAAGAAGTAGCAGAAATGGCTAGCATTGCTGGAGCGCTAGTATTAAATATGGGGACACTACGTCCTGAAGAAGTAGAAGCGATGTTACTTGCGGGTAAATCAGCAAATGTGAATAATGTACCAATATTGTTTGATCCAGTTGGTGCAGGAGCAACATCGTATCGAACAGAAGTTGCGAGACATATTCCGGCCGAAATCGATTTAGCAATTATCCGCGGAAATGCAGCTGAAATAGCGAACGTTATTAATGAGAGATGGGAAATTAAAGGGGTAGACGCGGGTGCTGGAAATGGCAATGTCGTAAGTATTGCAAGGCAGGCAGCAGATGAATTGAATACAGTTGCGGTAATTACTGGAGAAGAAGATGTTGTTACAGATGGAGAGCGAACGATTCTTATTCGAAATGGTCACTCTATTTTAACGAAAGTTACGGGAACTGGTTGTTTACTAACTTCTGTAATAGGAGCATTCGTAGCAGTAGAAAAGGATTATGTAAAGGCAGCAGTAGCTGCATTAACGTTTTATGGTGTAGCTGCGGAACTGGCAGCTGCTAAGACAGTGGAGCAGGGACCTGGTAGTTTCCAAATTGAATTTTTAAATCAGTTAGCAAATACAACTTCAGATGATATGGAGAAGTATGGGAAGATTGAGCTTATATAG
- the topB gene encoding DNA topoisomerase III, producing the protein MSKSVIIAEKPSVARDIARVLKCDKKGNGYLEGSKYIVTWALGHLVTLADPESYDVKYKKWNLEDLPMLPERLKLTVIKQTGKQFNAVKSQLLRKDVNEIIVATDAGREGELVARWIIDKVKLNKPIKRLWISSVTDKAIKDGFANLKPGKAYDNLYASAVARSEADWYIGLNATRALTTRFNAQLNCGRVQTPTVAMIANREDEIKNFKAQTYYGIEAQTANQLKLTWQDANGNSRSFNKEKIDGIVKGLDKHNATVVEIDKKQKKSFSPGLYDLTELQRDANKKFGYSAKETLNIMQKLYEQHKVLTYPRTDSRYISSDIVGTLPERLKACGVGEYRPLAHKVLQKPIKSNKSFVDDSKVSDHHAIIPTEGYVNFSAFTDKERKIYDLVVKRFLAVLFPAFEYEQLTLRTKVGNETFIARGKTILHAGWKEVYENRFEDDDVTDDVKEQLLPHIEKGDALTVKLIMQTSGQTKAPARFNEATLLSAMENPTKYMDTQNKQLADTLKSTGGLGTVATRADIIDKLFNSFLIEKRGKDIHITSKGRQLLDLVPEELKSPTLTGEWEQKLEAIAKGKLKKEVFISEMKNYTKEIVSEIKSSDKKYKHDNISTKSCPDCGKPMLEVNGKKGKMLVCQDRECGHRKNVSRTTNARCPQCKKKLELRGEGAGQIFACKCGYREKLSTFQERRKKESGSKADKRDVQKYMKQQNKEEEPLNNPFAEALKKLKFD; encoded by the coding sequence ATGTCAAAAAGCGTTATAATCGCTGAAAAGCCTTCCGTTGCACGTGATATTGCGCGTGTACTTAAGTGCGATAAAAAAGGAAATGGCTACCTTGAAGGTAGTAAATATATTGTAACTTGGGCTTTAGGTCATCTTGTTACATTAGCAGATCCAGAAAGCTACGATGTGAAATATAAAAAGTGGAATTTAGAAGATTTACCGATGCTACCTGAGCGTTTGAAATTAACGGTTATTAAACAAACAGGGAAGCAATTTAATGCTGTGAAAAGTCAGCTACTTAGAAAAGATGTAAATGAAATTATTGTCGCGACAGACGCTGGTCGTGAAGGCGAATTAGTCGCACGTTGGATTATTGATAAAGTTAAACTGAATAAGCCTATTAAGCGTTTATGGATTTCATCCGTTACTGATAAAGCGATTAAAGATGGATTCGCTAATTTAAAACCAGGTAAAGCATATGACAATTTATACGCTTCAGCAGTTGCACGTTCAGAAGCTGACTGGTATATCGGTCTTAACGCAACTCGTGCTTTAACAACTCGTTTTAATGCTCAGCTCAATTGTGGCCGTGTGCAAACACCTACTGTCGCTATGATCGCTAATCGTGAAGATGAAATAAAGAACTTCAAAGCTCAAACTTACTACGGCATCGAAGCACAAACGGCGAATCAGTTAAAGCTAACTTGGCAAGATGCTAACGGTAATAGCCGCAGTTTTAATAAAGAAAAAATTGATGGCATTGTAAAAGGTTTAGATAAGCATAATGCTACTGTTGTGGAAATTGATAAAAAACAGAAGAAGTCATTCTCTCCTGGTCTTTACGATTTAACTGAATTACAACGTGATGCAAATAAAAAGTTCGGTTACTCTGCAAAAGAAACATTAAACATTATGCAGAAATTGTATGAGCAACATAAAGTGCTAACGTATCCTCGTACAGATTCACGCTATATTTCATCTGATATCGTTGGAACACTTCCAGAACGTCTAAAGGCTTGCGGAGTTGGAGAATACCGTCCTTTAGCACATAAAGTATTACAAAAACCTATCAAATCTAATAAGTCATTTGTTGACGATAGTAAAGTAAGTGATCATCACGCAATTATTCCGACAGAAGGATACGTTAACTTCTCGGCCTTCACAGATAAAGAACGTAAAATTTATGATTTAGTTGTAAAACGTTTCTTAGCTGTTTTATTCCCAGCATTCGAATACGAGCAACTAACGTTACGCACAAAAGTTGGTAATGAAACGTTCATTGCACGCGGAAAAACTATTCTGCATGCCGGTTGGAAAGAAGTATATGAAAATCGCTTTGAAGATGATGATGTAACGGATGATGTAAAAGAACAACTTCTACCTCACATTGAAAAAGGCGATGCATTAACTGTAAAGTTAATTATGCAAACATCAGGTCAAACAAAAGCACCTGCACGATTTAACGAAGCGACTTTACTTTCAGCAATGGAAAACCCTACAAAATATATGGATACGCAAAATAAACAACTTGCCGATACACTAAAATCAACTGGTGGATTAGGTACTGTAGCAACGCGTGCTGATATTATCGACAAGCTATTCAATTCATTCTTAATTGAAAAACGTGGTAAAGATATTCACATTACTTCAAAAGGCCGTCAGTTACTTGATTTAGTGCCAGAAGAGTTAAAATCACCTACACTAACTGGTGAGTGGGAACAAAAGCTAGAGGCAATTGCAAAGGGTAAACTGAAAAAAGAAGTATTCATTTCAGAAATGAAGAACTATACGAAAGAAATTGTTTCTGAAATTAAATCGAGTGATAAAAAATATAAACATGACAACATTTCTACAAAATCTTGTCCAGACTGTGGTAAACCAATGCTAGAGGTAAACGGTAAAAAAGGAAAGATGCTTGTATGCCAAGACCGTGAATGTGGTCATCGTAAAAATGTATCTCGTACAACAAACGCTCGTTGTCCGCAATGTAAGAAGAAGTTAGAATTACGTGGTGAAGGTGCAGGACAAATCTTTGCATGTAAATGTGGCTATCGCGAGAAATTATCCACATTCCAAGAAAGACGTAAAAAAGAATCTGGAAGCAAGGCTGATAAGCGCGACGTTCAAAAATATATGAAACAACAGAACAAAGAAGAAGAACCATTAAATAATCCGTTCGCAGAAGCTTTAAAGAAATTAAAATTCGATTAA